A portion of the Blautia hansenii DSM 20583 genome contains these proteins:
- a CDS encoding ATP-binding cassette domain-containing protein: MAKQFRVEEEFFYSDQKMGSLSGGEKMKAAFMRIFMEEPTVLLLDEPSNDMDVDTLKLLEEVILSWKGIVLYISHDETLIENTANMIIHIEQIARKTKCRYTVMRVPYREYVDNV; the protein is encoded by the coding sequence ATGGCGAAGCAGTTTCGTGTTGAAGAGGAATTTTTTTACAGTGACCAGAAGATGGGGAGCTTGTCCGGCGGAGAAAAGATGAAGGCAGCGTTTATGCGGATTTTTATGGAAGAGCCCACAGTATTGCTGCTGGATGAACCTTCCAATGATATGGATGTTGATACGTTAAAGCTGTTGGAGGAGGTTATTCTTTCATGGAAGGGGATTGTGCTATATATTTCTCATGATGAAACACTCATTGAAAATACGGCAAATATGATTATCCATATAGAGCAAATTGCCCGTAAGACAAAGTGCCGCTATACAGTGATGCGCGTTCCTTACAGAGAATATGTGGACAACGTTTAA
- a CDS encoding ATP-binding cassette domain-containing protein, translating to MLQIKNLTITHRKDLRVILEDFHLTLNSGDKAVIIGEEGNGKSTLIKWIYEPDMAEAYTECTGERICTRGFRQWRSSFVLKRNFFTVTRRWGACPAEKR from the coding sequence ATGTTACAGATAAAGAATTTGACCATTACACATCGTAAAGATTTGAGAGTTATTTTAGAAGATTTTCATTTGACCTTAAATTCGGGGGATAAGGCAGTCATAATCGGAGAGGAAGGCAATGGAAAGTCCACGCTCATAAAATGGATTTATGAGCCGGATATGGCAGAGGCGTATACAGAGTGCACGGGTGAACGTATATGCACAAGGGGCTTTCGGCAATGGCGAAGCAGTTTCGTGTTGAAGAGGAATTTTTTTACAGTGACCAGAAGATGGGGAGCTTGTCCGGCGGAGAAAAGATGA
- a CDS encoding 3-isopropylmalate dehydrogenase has translation MTEKLLQWHPAFFAGIQIEFGEEAKYLEFKSEYVLGTKPMMIDVLIKKKETQALKKNIGKIFRRYNIVEYKSPDDYLCIDDFYKGYAYTYFYKADRMPVNSILLEELTISFVCQNYPRELFRHIVAERKLQIKRMYAGIYYVIGDTLPIQIIVTSELSKKESLWLRNLTNQLKSTKDAEELIEDYKKHKKNTLYESVMDIIVRANEEKFEEARRMCKALEELMKDELEAKKNEGQEIGKEIGIKQGKERVNELTLKLSALGRIEDILKAASDEEYQEQLFREFGL, from the coding sequence ATGACAGAAAAGCTATTACAGTGGCATCCGGCATTTTTTGCAGGCATTCAGATTGAATTTGGGGAGGAGGCAAAATATCTTGAATTCAAATCAGAATACGTGCTCGGAACAAAGCCGATGATGATTGATGTGTTGATTAAGAAGAAGGAAACACAGGCACTAAAGAAAAATATAGGAAAGATATTTAGAAGGTATAATATCGTAGAATACAAAAGTCCAGATGACTATCTGTGTATTGATGACTTTTACAAAGGATATGCGTATACGTATTTTTATAAGGCAGACAGGATGCCGGTAAACTCGATTTTATTGGAAGAATTGACGATTTCCTTTGTGTGTCAGAATTATCCAAGGGAGCTTTTTCGGCATATCGTTGCGGAAAGAAAACTACAAATTAAAAGAATGTATGCAGGGATTTATTATGTGATTGGTGATACACTTCCTATTCAGATTATCGTTACGAGTGAGCTTTCTAAGAAAGAAAGTCTGTGGCTTAGGAATTTGACCAATCAGCTTAAAAGTACGAAAGATGCAGAAGAATTAATCGAAGATTATAAAAAACATAAGAAAAATACACTGTATGAGTCCGTAATGGACATTATTGTGCGGGCAAACGAGGAAAAATTCGAGGAGGCGAGAAGGATGTGTAAGGCATTAGAAGAATTAATGAAGGATGAATTGGAAGCGAAGAAAAATGAAGGTCAAGAGATTGGGAAAGAGATTGGCATAAAGCAGGGAAAAGAACGTGTGAATGAACTTACTTTAAAGCTTTCTGCTCTTGGAAGAATAGAGGATATTTTGAAGGCAGCGTCTGATGAGGAGTATCAGGAGCAACTCTTTCGGGAATTTGGGTTATAA
- a CDS encoding ATP-binding protein: MGITAVSEDILRTLGLFTKDKKYNNAAALLSDENDFYGIDMAQFGNSINEIMDRETIEKTSVLKQYDAAVSMIKRYYQYEEISGIERKKIDLIPENAYREAIANSLIHRDWSINSHIRILMFRDRIEIKSPGGLPKGITADEYVNGDISCLRNPILGNVFFRMNYVEMFETGVKRILFAYKDAKIKPKFEITDNVISVTLPIINNHYNVTEDEGKIINILENEGRLSSSKIAKMVGYTKSKTLRLMDSLKEKEYIKVIGNGRGTKYTL, encoded by the coding sequence TTGGGTATAACGGCTGTATCGGAAGATATTTTGCGTACCCTTGGGTTGTTTACGAAAGATAAAAAATATAATAATGCAGCAGCATTGCTTTCTGATGAAAACGATTTCTATGGAATTGATATGGCCCAGTTTGGAAATTCGATAAATGAAATTATGGATAGAGAAACAATCGAAAAAACATCGGTACTAAAACAATACGATGCAGCAGTCAGTATGATTAAAAGATATTATCAATATGAAGAAATATCCGGAATTGAACGAAAAAAAATAGACTTAATACCTGAGAACGCTTACCGTGAAGCGATTGCAAATTCTTTAATACATCGGGATTGGAGCATAAATTCTCATATCCGTATATTGATGTTTCGAGACAGAATAGAAATAAAATCTCCCGGTGGGTTACCGAAAGGAATAACGGCAGACGAGTATGTAAATGGTGATATTTCCTGTTTGAGAAATCCTATATTAGGAAACGTGTTTTTTAGAATGAATTATGTAGAAATGTTTGAAACCGGAGTAAAGCGTATTTTATTTGCTTATAAAGATGCAAAAATAAAGCCTAAATTTGAGATTACAGATAATGTAATAAGTGTGACATTGCCTATAATCAATAATCATTATAATGTGACGGAGGATGAAGGAAAAATTATAAATATTTTAGAAAATGAGGGACGGCTGTCAAGCAGTAAGATTGCAAAAATGGTGGGATATACGAAATCAAAAACTTTAAGATTAATGGATAGCTTAAAGGAGAAAGAATATATTAAAGTTATTGGGAACGGGCGTGGAACCAAGTATACTTTATAA
- a CDS encoding type I phosphomannose isomerase catalytic subunit — MALLKLRPSYKDYLWGGHRLVEKYNKEFDGDILAESWELSCHPDGPSYIVNGSYAGKTLQEYIDLEGKKVLGNNCQKFEEFPILAKFIDAKDNLSIQVHPDNEYALKNEGQYGKTEMWYIMDCEEGAFLYYGFKKEVSKEEFEERIKTDTLLEVLNAVPVHKGDVLFIEAGTIHAIGKGIVIAEIQQNSNVTYRVYDFGRVGKDGKKRELHIDKAVEVTNRVPISRKNTCYPHIASCDYFTVDCLNMDGKLMSSMKGSVGEESFASILIMEGEGTISCGGETIPYRKGDSFFMSAGSGEYEISGECEVLITTVG; from the coding sequence ATGGCATTATTAAAATTACGTCCAAGTTATAAAGACTATTTATGGGGCGGACATCGTCTGGTAGAGAAATATAACAAAGAATTTGATGGTGATATTCTGGCAGAAAGCTGGGAACTTTCCTGCCATCCGGACGGACCTTCTTATATTGTAAATGGTTCTTATGCAGGCAAAACATTGCAGGAATACATTGACTTAGAAGGAAAAAAAGTACTGGGAAATAACTGTCAGAAATTTGAAGAATTTCCTATTCTGGCTAAATTTATTGATGCGAAGGATAATCTTTCCATTCAGGTACATCCTGATAATGAATACGCTCTGAAAAATGAAGGACAGTATGGAAAGACAGAAATGTGGTACATTATGGATTGTGAAGAAGGTGCTTTCCTTTATTACGGATTTAAAAAAGAAGTCAGCAAAGAAGAATTCGAAGAAAGAATTAAAACAGATACTTTGCTGGAGGTTTTAAATGCTGTTCCGGTACACAAGGGTGACGTGCTGTTTATTGAAGCAGGAACCATCCATGCAATCGGAAAAGGAATTGTTATTGCGGAAATTCAGCAGAACTCCAATGTAACTTACAGAGTATATGACTTTGGACGTGTGGGAAAAGACGGAAAGAAGAGAGAGTTACACATTGATAAAGCAGTAGAAGTAACAAACCGTGTTCCGATTTCCAGAAAAAATACATGCTATCCTCATATTGCAAGCTGCGACTATTTCACAGTAGATTGCCTGAATATGGACGGAAAGCTTATGAGCAGCATGAAAGGTTCTGTGGGCGAAGAGTCCTTTGCAAGTATCTTAATTATGGAAGGCGAAGGTACAATCTCTTGCGGAGGAGAAACTATTCCTTACAGAAAGGGAGATAGCTTCTTTATGTCAGCAGGAAGCGGTGAATATGAAATCAGCGGAGAATGTGAAGTGTTAATTACAACAGTGGGATAA
- a CDS encoding phospho-sugar mutase, with translation MDIRENYNFWCTSPYFDEDTKAELKSISDNEEEIEERFYKNLEFGTGGLRGIIGAGTNRMNRYTVRKATQGLANYILKENAQEKGIAIAYDSRNKSTEFAWETALCMAANGIKAYIFPELRPTPMLSFALRELGCTAGVVVTASHNPAEYNGYKVYWEDGAQITAPRDKDIIAEVNAIESYDEVKTMNREEAMEAGLCEIIGADMDDRYIEALKKLVLRPEAIKRQADKLKIVYTPLHGTGNLPVRRILKELGFENVYVVKEQELPDGNFPTVPYPNPEDKKAFALALELAKEKDADLILATDPDADRLGIYAKDPSDGEYKSFTGNMSGMLILEYLLSQKKELGILPENGAVVTTIVSGKMAKRIAKAYNVKLIETLTGFKYIGEQIKFFEQEHSNEFLFGYEESYGCLEGTHARDKDAVVAVMALCEAAAYYMDKGITLCEQMNNLFETYGFYKEDLCTITLKGQNGAKQIAAIMEKIRKEVPAQLGGSEVLALRDYELGIVKNPKTGEEKGTGLPKSNVLYFELENDAWCCVRPSGTEPKIKFYVGVRGTDSEDAEAKMNTLMCGVRALAEEE, from the coding sequence ATGGATATTAGAGAAAACTATAATTTTTGGTGTACATCCCCTTATTTTGATGAGGACACAAAAGCAGAATTAAAAAGTATTTCTGATAATGAAGAAGAAATAGAAGAAAGATTTTATAAAAATCTGGAATTTGGAACCGGAGGTCTTCGAGGAATTATCGGAGCAGGTACAAACAGAATGAACCGCTACACCGTAAGAAAGGCGACACAGGGACTGGCAAATTATATCCTGAAAGAAAATGCACAGGAAAAAGGAATTGCCATTGCTTATGACTCCAGAAATAAATCCACAGAATTTGCATGGGAAACAGCTCTTTGTATGGCTGCAAACGGCATCAAGGCATATATTTTCCCTGAACTTCGCCCCACACCAATGCTGTCCTTTGCACTTAGAGAACTTGGCTGTACAGCAGGTGTAGTTGTTACAGCAAGCCACAATCCGGCAGAGTATAATGGATATAAAGTATACTGGGAAGACGGTGCTCAGATTACAGCGCCTCGTGATAAAGATATTATTGCAGAAGTAAATGCCATTGAATCTTACGATGAAGTAAAAACCATGAACCGTGAGGAAGCTATGGAAGCAGGACTTTGTGAAATCATTGGCGCTGATATGGATGATCGCTATATTGAAGCTTTGAAGAAACTGGTATTGCGTCCGGAAGCAATCAAACGTCAGGCAGACAAGCTGAAAATTGTATACACTCCTTTACACGGAACAGGTAATCTTCCTGTACGCCGTATTTTAAAAGAGCTGGGATTTGAAAACGTATATGTGGTAAAAGAACAGGAGCTTCCTGACGGAAACTTCCCAACAGTTCCGTATCCAAATCCGGAAGACAAGAAAGCATTTGCATTAGCCTTGGAGCTTGCAAAAGAAAAAGATGCAGATTTAATTCTGGCTACTGACCCGGATGCTGACCGTTTAGGTATCTACGCAAAAGACCCGTCAGACGGAGAATACAAGAGCTTTACAGGAAATATGTCCGGCATGCTCATTCTGGAATACCTTCTTTCTCAGAAAAAAGAGCTGGGTATTCTGCCTGAAAACGGAGCAGTAGTTACTACTATCGTATCCGGAAAAATGGCAAAGAGAATTGCAAAAGCTTACAATGTAAAACTCATTGAAACACTTACCGGATTTAAGTATATCGGCGAGCAGATTAAGTTCTTTGAGCAGGAACATTCTAATGAATTTCTGTTCGGATATGAAGAAAGCTACGGCTGTCTGGAAGGTACTCATGCCAGAGATAAAGACGCTGTTGTAGCTGTTATGGCTTTATGTGAAGCAGCAGCTTACTATATGGACAAAGGCATTACTCTTTGTGAGCAGATGAACAACCTCTTTGAAACTTACGGTTTCTATAAAGAAGATTTATGCACAATTACCTTAAAAGGTCAGAACGGAGCAAAACAGATTGCTGCTATTATGGAAAAAATCCGTAAAGAAGTTCCGGCGCAGCTGGGCGGTTCTGAGGTTCTGGCATTACGTGACTATGAGCTGGGTATTGTAAAAAATCCAAAAACAGGAGAAGAAAAAGGCACAGGACTTCCAAAATCCAATGTACTGTACTTTGAGCTGGAAAATGACGCATGGTGTTGTGTGCGCCCGTCAGGAACAGAGCCGAAGATTAAATTCTATGTAGGCGTAAGAGGAACAGACAGCGAAGATGCGGAAGCAAAAATGAATACATTGATGTGCGGAGTCAGAGCGTTGGCAGAGGAGGAATAA
- a CDS encoding glycoside hydrolase family 3 N-terminal domain-containing protein, giving the protein MKKNTYSAEAKELLDKMTLQEKIGQLNQKLYGFGIYERNGEEISFSQEFEDEVEKYGGLGTLYGLYRADPWSQKNYENGLYGENAVKAYNKMQEYVLEHSRLRIPALLSTECPHGHQALDSYLLPVNLNMGATFNTELIHSAYSVCGKQLREMGVDLALISLLDVVRDPRWGRSEECFSEDPYLCSKMAEQIVKAVQDEGVSVVAKHFAAQGECTGGINASAARIGERELREIHLPAMKACADAGVDGVMAAYNEIDGVFCHANRHLLTDILRDEMGFEGVVMADGCAIDQLNVVTGDCVHSAAAALRAGVDIGLWDEAYGRLEEALENGYITEEDIDRAVLRVLELKIKRGIFKHPLLDENQKLEDYSYEKYPQALDIARESVVLLENRNQILPLSKEQRKIAVIGPNADAVYNQLGDYSPQVKREKCSTVLDGVRSYFGDNVVYARGCGVFEGTQEEQTEAVKLAEQSDITILVLGGSSSRFGEVSFDANGAAISEHGVSMDCGEGVDTSELSLPIEQRELAEKIFATGSKVITVIIGGRAYALDTIAEKSDAVLYAFYPGMQGGKAIAEILFGDVNPSGRLPVSLPRCSGQLPVYYNYKNSYRSMHYYNIPDGAAYTFGYGKSYTEFVYEDVSFGNTEVALDELHKNGIQAEMTIKNVGEYDGYAVPLVYIAGEQGSVVRRAKELKGFKKVWLKKGESKRVSILLPAEAFAVWNFEMEFKVEPGRVKLILEEMGQTVGSETINLF; this is encoded by the coding sequence ATGAAAAAAAATACCTACAGTGCCGAGGCAAAAGAATTACTTGACAAAATGACTCTGCAGGAAAAAATTGGACAGTTAAATCAAAAACTTTATGGTTTTGGTATCTATGAGAGAAACGGGGAAGAAATCTCCTTTAGTCAGGAGTTTGAAGATGAAGTAGAGAAGTACGGAGGGCTTGGAACTTTGTACGGTCTCTATCGTGCAGACCCCTGGTCTCAGAAGAATTATGAAAATGGTCTTTACGGCGAAAACGCCGTAAAGGCATACAACAAGATGCAGGAATACGTTCTGGAACATTCCAGACTGCGTATTCCCGCATTATTAAGCACAGAATGTCCTCATGGGCATCAAGCCCTTGACAGCTATCTTCTTCCCGTAAATCTGAATATGGGAGCAACATTTAATACAGAATTGATTCATTCTGCTTATAGTGTTTGTGGTAAACAGCTTCGTGAGATGGGAGTAGATTTGGCATTGATTTCTCTGCTTGATGTGGTGAGAGATCCACGTTGGGGACGTAGTGAAGAATGTTTTTCAGAAGACCCATATCTCTGCTCAAAAATGGCAGAACAGATTGTAAAAGCAGTTCAAGATGAGGGTGTTTCCGTAGTAGCAAAACATTTTGCCGCACAGGGTGAATGTACCGGAGGTATCAATGCAAGTGCAGCAAGAATCGGAGAGAGAGAACTTCGGGAAATCCATCTTCCGGCAATGAAAGCCTGTGCTGATGCGGGAGTTGACGGTGTTATGGCAGCTTATAATGAAATTGATGGAGTATTTTGCCATGCAAACCGCCATCTTTTAACAGATATTTTAAGAGATGAAATGGGCTTTGAGGGAGTAGTAATGGCAGACGGCTGTGCTATTGACCAGTTGAATGTTGTAACAGGTGATTGTGTTCACTCGGCAGCTGCCGCTTTGCGTGCAGGTGTGGATATTGGACTGTGGGATGAAGCTTATGGACGTTTGGAAGAGGCTCTTGAAAATGGCTACATTACAGAAGAAGATATTGACAGAGCAGTTCTTAGGGTATTAGAATTAAAAATTAAAAGAGGAATTTTTAAACACCCTCTTTTAGATGAAAATCAGAAATTGGAAGATTATTCTTATGAAAAGTATCCGCAAGCCTTAGACATTGCCAGAGAGTCCGTTGTCCTTCTGGAAAACAGAAATCAGATTTTACCTCTTTCAAAAGAGCAAAGGAAAATTGCAGTAATCGGACCAAATGCTGATGCAGTTTATAATCAGTTGGGCGATTATAGTCCACAGGTGAAAAGAGAGAAGTGCAGCACTGTATTAGATGGTGTACGTTCTTATTTCGGAGATAATGTAGTCTATGCCAGAGGCTGTGGTGTTTTTGAGGGTACGCAGGAAGAACAGACAGAGGCGGTGAAGCTTGCAGAACAATCTGATATTACAATCTTGGTATTAGGTGGTTCTTCCAGTCGCTTTGGAGAAGTTTCTTTTGATGCGAACGGAGCTGCAATTTCTGAGCATGGTGTTTCTATGGATTGTGGAGAAGGTGTTGATACGTCAGAACTTTCTCTTCCTATTGAACAGAGAGAATTGGCAGAAAAAATATTTGCTACAGGTTCTAAGGTGATTACTGTAATTATTGGTGGAAGAGCTTATGCTCTTGACACGATAGCAGAAAAATCAGATGCTGTTCTGTATGCATTTTATCCCGGCATGCAAGGTGGAAAGGCCATTGCAGAAATTTTATTCGGAGACGTAAATCCTTCAGGAAGACTTCCGGTATCTCTGCCAAGATGCAGCGGTCAGCTTCCGGTTTACTATAATTATAAAAATTCTTATCGCAGTATGCATTATTATAATATACCGGATGGAGCAGCATATACATTCGGATATGGAAAGAGTTATACGGAATTTGTATATGAAGACGTATCCTTTGGAAACACAGAGGTAGCTTTGGACGAGCTTCATAAAAACGGTATTCAGGCAGAAATGACCATTAAAAATGTGGGGGAATATGATGGCTATGCAGTGCCTCTTGTATACATTGCAGGAGAGCAGGGAAGCGTGGTACGCCGTGCAAAAGAGCTGAAGGGCTTTAAAAAAGTCTGGCTGAAAAAGGGAGAAAGCAAAAGAGTCAGCATTTTATTACCTGCTGAGGCATTTGCCGTTTGGAATTTTGAAATGGAATTTAAGGTTGAGCCGGGCAGAGTAAAACTCATTTTAGAAGAAATGGGACAGACTGTGGGAAGTGAAACAATAAATCTTTTTTAA
- a CDS encoding alpha-mannosidase yields the protein MRFIEDRISVICNELKELAFVKKEPVKGVVYKKGLYFYPYEADQSAEPWEEFDSKTMHWYGPDEHYWFRAEYTVPKSMDGKTLYLKVATQVDHWDYAKNPQFLLFVNGQMTQGMDLNHQTVMLERCAKEGETYTIDLQGYTGVMFAELTFTMETVEVDETINEIYYDIVVPLQGFSRMQEDDKVRKDLRTILNNTVNLLDLRTPYSEEFYQSIEEAHNYIQKALYEDMSGYEDVIASCIGHTHIDVAWLWTVAQTREKVARSFSTVLKYMEEYPEYKFMSSQPALYQFLKERYPETYEKIKERVKEGRWEPEGGMWVEADCNLTSGESLVRQFLYGKKFFKDEFGIDSRILWLPDVFGYSGALPQIMKKSGIKYFMTTKLAWNQINKVPYDTMMWRGIDGSEIFTHLITTLGVGQSEADFFTTYNGMLHPDAILGGWHRYQNKDINNDILIAFGYGDGGGGPTREMLETSKRMEKGIRGIPKVRQEFAGNYFEELEERVEGNKSLPVWEGELYFEYHRGTYTSMGRNKRSNRRCEQLLMDAELLEVLTGTSEKEEMDKIWRTVLLNQFHDILPGSSIAEVYEVTKKEYAEIESRLAEMIAEKLNLLMDGGQDKISVFNTLGFDRNDVVSLGDCHAAALTDESGKIYPVQETAQGAVAYITDIPAKGGKTLQLLDTVKEEASRIQITENGIETPFYRISIDENGLFTSIYDKECDREVLKAGEKGNLLRMYEDKPMHYDCWDIDMYYSEKYWDAEKADKIQWTEEGPVRATLEIQRTISNSVIKQKIHFYADSRRIDFSTWVDWKEHQHLLKVHFPVNIHSDEATFEVQFGNLKRKIHGNTSWDEARFESCGQKWMDISEGHYGVSLLNDCKYGYSAKDSNIALTLIKSGIEPNKTADQEEHVFTYALYPHKEVWCAAGTVQEAYKLNQPVYAAAGELKNSGKSFISTDKDNIIIETVKPAENGDGMIVRLYDCENSLTKATLTFAEGMLESVEECNLMEEKEVDIEACGNSFTVSVKPYEIKTYRVRLK from the coding sequence ATGAGATTTATTGAAGATAGAATTTCTGTAATATGCAATGAATTAAAAGAATTAGCTTTTGTAAAGAAAGAGCCGGTAAAGGGAGTTGTTTATAAGAAGGGATTATATTTTTACCCTTATGAAGCAGATCAGTCAGCAGAACCATGGGAAGAGTTTGACAGCAAGACTATGCATTGGTATGGACCGGATGAACATTATTGGTTCAGAGCAGAATATACTGTTCCGAAGAGTATGGATGGAAAAACTCTTTATCTCAAGGTGGCAACACAGGTAGACCATTGGGATTACGCAAAAAATCCACAATTTTTGTTGTTTGTAAACGGACAGATGACACAGGGAATGGATTTGAATCATCAGACAGTAATGTTGGAAAGATGTGCAAAAGAGGGTGAAACCTATACTATTGATTTACAGGGATACACAGGTGTTATGTTCGCTGAACTGACCTTTACAATGGAAACAGTAGAAGTAGATGAAACAATTAATGAGATTTATTATGATATTGTTGTTCCACTTCAGGGATTTTCCAGAATGCAGGAAGACGATAAAGTGAGAAAGGATTTGCGTACAATCCTGAATAATACAGTTAATCTCTTGGATTTACGTACTCCTTATTCTGAAGAATTTTATCAGTCTATAGAAGAAGCTCATAACTATATTCAAAAAGCATTATATGAAGATATGAGTGGATACGAGGATGTTATTGCTTCTTGTATCGGACATACACACATTGACGTGGCATGGCTTTGGACTGTGGCGCAGACAAGAGAAAAGGTTGCAAGAAGTTTCTCTACTGTATTGAAATATATGGAGGAATATCCGGAATATAAATTTATGTCCAGCCAGCCGGCGCTGTATCAGTTTCTGAAGGAAAGATATCCGGAAACCTATGAAAAAATTAAAGAGCGTGTAAAAGAAGGCAGATGGGAACCGGAAGGCGGAATGTGGGTAGAAGCTGATTGTAATCTTACAAGCGGCGAGTCACTGGTGCGTCAGTTCCTTTACGGAAAGAAGTTCTTTAAAGATGAATTTGGCATTGACAGCCGTATTTTATGGCTTCCAGATGTATTTGGATATTCAGGAGCACTTCCTCAGATTATGAAGAAGAGCGGTATTAAATACTTCATGACTACAAAGTTAGCATGGAATCAGATTAATAAAGTTCCTTACGACACAATGATGTGGAGAGGAATTGATGGAAGTGAAATTTTCACTCATCTGATTACAACATTGGGTGTGGGACAGAGTGAAGCTGATTTCTTTACAACTTATAATGGTATGTTGCATCCAGACGCTATTCTGGGCGGATGGCATCGCTATCAGAACAAGGATATTAACAATGATATTCTTATCGCATTTGGATATGGCGATGGTGGCGGCGGTCCTACAAGAGAAATGTTGGAAACTTCTAAACGTATGGAGAAAGGTATTCGTGGCATTCCAAAGGTACGTCAGGAGTTCGCCGGAAATTATTTTGAAGAGCTTGAGGAGCGTGTGGAAGGAAATAAGAGCTTGCCTGTATGGGAAGGTGAACTTTATTTCGAATACCACAGAGGAACTTATACTTCTATGGGAAGAAATAAACGCTCTAACCGCAGATGTGAGCAGCTTTTAATGGATGCAGAATTATTAGAAGTGCTTACAGGAACAAGTGAAAAAGAAGAAATGGATAAAATCTGGAGAACAGTTCTTTTGAACCAGTTCCATGATATTTTACCAGGTTCTTCTATTGCAGAAGTATACGAAGTAACTAAGAAAGAATATGCAGAAATTGAAAGTCGTCTGGCAGAAATGATTGCAGAAAAATTAAATCTGCTTATGGATGGCGGACAGGATAAAATCAGTGTATTTAATACATTAGGATTTGATAGAAATGATGTTGTAAGCTTAGGCGATTGCCATGCAGCAGCATTGACTGATGAAAGCGGTAAGATTTATCCGGTACAGGAAACAGCCCAGGGAGCAGTTGCATATATTACAGATATTCCTGCAAAAGGCGGAAAAACTTTACAGCTTTTAGATACTGTTAAGGAAGAAGCTTCCAGAATTCAGATTACAGAAAATGGAATAGAAACTCCGTTTTATCGTATTTCTATTGATGAAAACGGTCTGTTTACTTCTATTTATGACAAAGAGTGTGACCGCGAAGTATTAAAAGCCGGAGAAAAGGGAAATCTCCTTCGTATGTATGAAGACAAGCCAATGCACTATGATTGCTGGGACATTGATATGTACTATTCCGAAAAATACTGGGATGCTGAAAAAGCAGATAAAATTCAGTGGACAGAGGAAGGACCTGTACGTGCTACTTTGGAAATTCAGCGTACAATCAGCAATTCTGTTATTAAACAGAAAATTCATTTCTATGCAGACAGCAGAAGAATTGATTTCTCTACATGGGTAGACTGGAAAGAACATCAGCATTTACTGAAGGTTCACTTCCCTGTAAATATTCACTCAGATGAGGCGACTTTTGAAGTACAGTTTGGTAATCTGAAGAGAAAAATTCATGGAAATACAAGCTGGGATGAAGCAAGATTTGAAAGCTGCGGACAGAAATGGATGGATATTTCTGAAGGTCACTATGGCGTCAGCCTGTTGAATGACTGTAAATACGGTTACTCTGCAAAAGACAGCAATATTGCTCTTACACTGATTAAATCAGGTATTGAGCCAAATAAGACTGCAGATCAGGAAGAACACGTATTTACTTATGCTTTATATCCTCACAAAGAAGTGTGGTGTGCAGCAGGAACTGTTCAGGAAGCGTACAAACTTAATCAGCCGGTCTATGCAGCAGCAGGAGAATTGAAGAATTCAGGAAAATCCTTTATTTCTACAGACAAAGATAATATTATTATAGAGACAGTAAAACCGGCAGAAAATGGAGATGGCATGATTGTCAGACTTTATGACTGTGAAAACAGCCTGACAAAAGCAACTCTGACTTTTGCTGAAGGAATGCTGGAAAGTGTAGAAGAATGTAATCTTATGGAAGAAAAAGAGGTTGATATCGAGGCTTGCGGCAACAGCTTTACTGTATCTGTGAAACCTTATGAAATTAAGACCTATAGGGTGAGGTTAAAATAA